Below is a window of Mesomycoplasma bovoculi M165/69 DNA.
AACTCCTATGCAAAAGAAGATGATTTTGTTTTCAAAAATCATTTCTATAGTTGCTATTTTAATTAGTATTATCTTCTTTTTTATTTACATTTACGCAGTTGCTCAAGGTGATTACCAACAATCTAAAAACGCTATTGTAGTCTCACTAGTTCTAGCTATTGGTTTTGTTCCAGAATCGCTTGTCCCTTTAATTAGTATTAATTTAATTATTGGTATTAAAAAAATGGCCAAACAAAAAGCCATTATCAAAGATTTATCAACTATTGAGGCTCTTGGAAATATTTCTGTTGTTTGCAGTGACAAAACTGGAACATTAACTGAAAACAAAATGTCTATAGTTGATATTCACATAATAAATGACAATGAAGTTGAAAGGTTTTGAAAAGAAACTGTTTTAAATTGTAGCGCCTATTCGTTTTTTGAAAATGGCATTGAAGAATTTCGTGGCGATCCTGAAGAAGTGCTTATTTTGCAACAAGCAAAAAAATATGGCATCGAACAAAAAAACTTATTATCAACAACCCAAATAATTGGCAAAATTCCTTTTAGTTCAAAAATAAAATTTAGTGGGGTTGCTATTGATGAAAATGGACAAAAATTATTGTATCTCAAAGGTGCTCCAGAAGTTTTGCTGCCACTTGCAAAATCGAAAAATAACCAAATAGAAGAAAAATTAGCATTTTTTCACACTAAAGGTTATCGTGTTTTTGCAACAGCTATTGCAAAAATTCAAGACAACACAAATCTTGAGCAACAAGTCAAAAATCTTGAAATAACTGGATTAATAGCTCTTTTTGACCCACCAAGAGTTGAAATTAAAGATGTTGTTACCAAATTGAGTAAATCTGGAATTTCAACTATTATGATTACCGGTGATAGTTTGCCAACTGCAAATTCTGTTGCTAGTCAGACTGCTATATTAAATGATTTACAACAATTGGCAGTTAATCGCCAAATGTGAATGAATGATCATAAATGAAAAAAACAACTAGAAAATTATAGAGTTTATGCTCGAATGCAACCTGAGGATAAATTAGAAATTATTGAAGCATTACAAGAAAAAAAATATCAAGTTGCAATGCTTGGTGATGGTATCAATGATGCACCAGCACTTAAAAAAGCAAATGTCGGCATTGCTATGGGTCAAACTGGAACTCAGGTTAGCAAACAGGTTGCAAATGTTGTTTTAGAAGATGACAATTTTGCAACTTTATATAATGCAATCAAAAATGGACGAATTACTATTTTGAACATTAAACAACTAATTAGCTTTTTATTTATAGCTAATTTAGTTATGTTGCTAACTATGTTTATAGGAACCTTGTTGTTTAAAACCAATATTTTTGGTTCACTACAAATTCTTTGAATCAATGTTGTTTCAGAGACATTTGGTGGCATAGCAATTAGTTTGACAAGTTTAGAATCACAAGTGATGAACAAAAAATTTTTAAAACAAAATAATTATTTACTTACAAAAGAACTAATAATTAAAATAATTATTTGAGTAATTTGCATTACTACTTTAACACTTTTAACTTACTATTTTAGCTCAAAAGACCACTTGCAAGCATCTGGAATTAGTTTTTTTGTTGCATCAACAAGTTTAGCAAGTTGTTCTTACTTACTTGCAAGTAATAAATCAATTTTCACATTTAAATTTGCACAACAAAAATACTTGCACATTGGATTTTTAATTAGTTTTTTAACTGTTGTTTTTGTAACTTTTATTCCTTATTTAAACACTATTTTCCATATGGATGTTTACCAAGGTGATAGTTTAAAATTATTATTTTTATTAATTGCTTTAGCACCATTTACAATTGACCAATTAGTTAAATTAATTTATAGAAAAATACACTAATTATCTATATTTTTCTATCAAAAAAATAAAAAATAGTGTTTTTTAACACTATTTTTTATTAAATTACTTCATTAATAGTTAATGTTGCTTTGCCTTTAAATTGAATTTTTTGCTTCAAATTACCTGTAACTAAAATAGCATCATAAGTTTTAAAAGGCTTGCCATCAATTGTGCCTGACCCATCAATTATAACAATTTCATATCAAAAAACATTGCTTTTCGGCATCAAATCTCAAACGTTTTCAAAAGAGATTTTAGATAAGTTGAAATATTGATTTTGAACTAATTGTTCTTGATTTTGCACAACTTTTGGCTGTAAGTTAAATTTAATCGTATCTCTGGACTCTTGAGTGTGTACTTCTCGCAAGTTACCTTTGCTGTCCTTGCGCTCATAGTCATAAATTCTAAAAGTTATATCACTACTTTGTTGCAATTCATAGACAAGAGCACTTGATGGAATTGCATGAATTAAACCTGCTGGAATATAGCAAAAGTCTTCTTTTTGTAACCAAATTTTGTTTAATTGGCCAACAATTTTGTTAGTTAAATCAAAATTAGTTACATATTTTTCTTGCAATCCAATTAAAAATGGGTGTACAGGATTATTTAAAACTAATCAACATTCATCTTTGCCTTTTGAATTATATTTTTTAGCATAATTATCATCTGGGTGAACTTGAATGCTTAGATGTTCTTTAGCATCAATGATTTTGTGTAAGTTTGGAAAAATTTCAGACTCATAATTGCCAAAAAACTCTTTATTTTCTTGATAAAATTGACTTAAAATTACTCCATCCACTAATGATTCTTTGCCTGCAACTGCACTAATTAATCAAGCTTCCCCTGCATTAAAATTCAAACTAAAATAATTTGCTAAATTAGTTCCTGCTCAAATTTTTGGCTCAAAATATGGGCGACAAAAATAAAACTTAGACTTCATTATTTTAATTTTTTGTTAAACAAATGATTTGCTAATAGTGTTTCAAAAACAAAAAGCAAAATACTAATGATTATCAAAAACACTCCATAAATGTATTCAGAAGTATTTAGTGACTTTAATTGATTTTCTTGTTGAGCGCTTAAATCTATGATTTTATGAAGTTCAACAAAAATATTGTAGTTATCTCTACCCAAAATTAAAAACACAAGAGCTAAAATAAAAGTGATGATGGCAATTGCTAAAATTGACCAAAAAGCAATAATTTGTTTGTTCTTAGGCATTTTTTCCACCTTTAAAAGTAATTGATTTTTTAATTGCTAATCCAATTTTATCTAAAATTGCAAAATTACGGTTACGTGTAAATCCATAAATGAGCATTGTAGTTAGTGAACCTGCAATTATAGCAATAAAGAAGAACAAAATACCAAGAGCAACACCATGAACATGTGAACCAACAGCTCCTAAAATTGCTACAATTGGTCCACCATGTGCTGCTGCATTTGTTACTGACAACAATCCTGCAATCCCACCAGCGACTGCTGAACCAACTACATTGGCTAAAATAACTCTTTTTGGATCTGCAACTGCAAAAGGAATTGCACCTTCAGAAATACCTATAAATCCCATGATGAGCGCAGAAACTCCAAGAGATTTTTCTTCTTTGTTAAATTTTTTATAAAACACTAAAGTTGTAAGCCCCATTCCAAGTGGCGCAACTGGAATGGCTGCTCCAACCATTCCCATAGGTTCGAAAACACCAGAAGTTACAAGCGCTGATGAAGTTAAAAAGGCAACTTTGTTAATTGGTCCTCCCATATCAAATCCTGCCATTCCGCCTAGTAAAATTCCCAAAACAAAGGCAACTCCTAAACTAACTGATTTAATTTCACCTTTAGCACTAAAGATAGATTTGAGACCATCAATAAATTTGTCCATCACTCAACCAACTGGTGCACCAATGACAAAAATAACAATTAAGCTATAAAATAAAGTCACTCCAATTGGAATTACAAACATTGGCACAATTGCACTTAGTGATTTTTGGATTTTTAGTGCAGTTATATATTTAACTGTATGACCAACTAAAAATCCAAATAAGATAGCACCAATAAAGCCCATCGGTGTCACAACTGTGATGCCACCGATGCTATAAAATAGTCCGGCATTATTTGCAATTGTGGCCGTTACAAAACCTGGCATTAATGCAGCTCGTCCTGCAATGGAATAAGCAATGTAGGCCCCTAGTGCTCCAATCATAATTTGGAAGGAAATTACACCAATTTGGAGCATCCAATCTAGGAAATCTCCTTTTGGAGCTGCAGAATTATTTCCATAAATTGCTTTTCCAATTCCAAGTGATAAAGCAATCATAATTCCGCCAAAAATTACATATGGAATCATATATGAAATTCCTGTAATTATGTGGCGAATAAAGCCTGTTTTTTGCCCTTGCACATTAGTAGGTATTTGATTTGTACTACCTTCTTTGATGAGCACTGATGCATTTTTAGCTTTTTCTACAACAGAGTCACTTTTGTGAATAGCTTCTTTTGTTGATGTTTTTAAAACTTTTTTGCCAACAAAAATTGAATCATCAATTTCAACATCAGCAGCTATAATCACAAATTGTGCTTGAGTAATTTGACTTTGGCTAATTACATTTTTAGCTCCAACTGAACCGCGGGTTTCAATGTGTGGCTTATAACCTGCTCTTATAAGTGCCTGTTCTAGTCTTTCTGCTGCCAAATAAGTATGGGCAATACCAACTGGACAAGAAGTAATTCCAATTGCAAGTGGTTTTTCTTGTTGCTCTTCAATATTTTCAGATTCTTTTTGACTAGTTATTGCTTCAAAAATAGCATTTTTATCATTAGATTTCAAAATTGAACTTATTTTTGAATCTAAAACTAAGGTTGCTATTTTTGAAAGAGTTTCAACTTGAGTTGTATCTTTTTCTACTTTTGGAAGCAAAATTACAAAAAGATATTTAGCAAGTGTGCCATCAAAATTTTGTCAATCAATACCTGTTTGCAAACTAATAAAAAATAAAGTTGGCTTGCTAACAACATTGCTTTGACAATGTGGAATTGCAAATTCTTGTTCAATTCCAGTTGTAATTTGTTCTTCACGAGATCACAAATCTACCACTAATTGCTTACCATCATTTACAATGCCTTTTTCAACAGCAACTTGAGCTACAAAATCAAAAACTTGTTGTTTAGAATCAAGTTTTTGATTTAAAAATATATTTTCAATTGTAAATATTTTCATAACAATAATTTTCCTTTCTATATTTTCCTTTATTTTCCAACTTAAATTGCTTTTTTGCTTTAAAAATAAAAAAATTTTTGTTTATTTTAAATTAAACAAAAATTTTTTTAATTTAGATATTATTTTTTAAAAGAATACTATAAATTTCAAGTTATTTTTTAATCTTAACTTTGTTTCATTGAGCTAATAAATCAAGATTTTGTTGGTATTTTTCTCGAAATTCTAAAGGTAAATTTTGCGCGATGGTAAAAAAGATTAAATCAGCTATAAAAAATTGATTAACTTTGGAAGAAATGGAGACAAATCTGTTTTGTTGTTCGCGAGTTTGATAATATAAAACTAAATGATTTGGAGACACTAATGTTTTATTTGCTGTGACAATAATTAAATTTTTGCCTTTGTCTTCAAATTCATTTAATAAAAACACAATTTCTTTTGTTGTGCAACTTTTTGAAAATAAAATAATGCAGGCATCACTTTTTTGACCTGAAATTAACAAAAAATTGTGAAAATCCGAAAAACAAAAGGCATTAAAACCAAGTTTTTGCAAGTTAATTCCAAGCTCACGAGCTGCCAACTGAGAAGAGCCTGCTCCATATAAATAAATTTTTTTACTGTTAAAAACTATCTTTGCTGCACTATAGACTTGATCAATATCAATTAAATTAACTGTTTGCGAAAGTGATTCTTGATAATATAAATTAAGTGAGTTAAGAACTTGTTGTTTGTTATCACAAAATTTTGAATCACTTTCGCAATTATTATTAATTTTTTGTGAACTTAAATAATTATGATAAACATAAAACTGAAAACTTTTTAGTGAAGGAAAACCAAGTTTTTTAGACAAAACTGAAATAACAGCCATTGAAGTCTTACAAATAGATGCTAATTGTTTAATTGAAGAATTGTAAAAAACAATAGGATTTTCGATTATTAAATTAACAATACTTTTTTCATTTTTTGTAAGTTGTTCAAGTTGCTTAGGACTAAAAAAAGCAGTTTTCATTTTTATTAAAATTTAAATTACTAATTTTTTGTATAACTTTTTAGAAGGGCCTCAAAAACAGCACTTGGTTGTACTTCTTTTGTAGGAGTTGTTGCTGTTACTGCTGGTTGAGAAGGTGCTTGAGTTTGTTGTTGTGGGGCAACAGATGGTTTAGTAGAATCAGTAGATTCAGATTGTTTTGCATTATAAAAAGTTAAGGCATGCAATGTTGTTTTGGAAGCATTTGGAGTTGATTGTGTTGTTGGAGAAGTGTTAGAACTTGGAGATGATGGAGAAGTGGTTTGAGAAGGTACTGGTGATGCAGATGTTATTGGAGCAAATGTTGTTGTTGTAGGTGTTGATGATTTTTCTGGTCCTAAAACAATGTTTGAATCTTGTTTTCCTAAATTTCCTAAAAGTGTTGTTGCTTGACTACCACTACTACTTTTATCAAGTTCAAAAGTATTTTGTTTTTTTGTATTTTCGCCATCAAAACTTGCTGCATTGACTTGAATTTTACCATCATTTCTATCTATAGTTAAAACAAATGTGGTTGCCTTTGAAGTTGAATTTTCATTTCCTTCAATTGGAAATGCTGCTAAAATTTCAACTTTTTTATCAGTTCCACCAGTGGAACTAGTAGTGGTTAAATCACTAATATTATCCTTATTACCAAATCCAATAACTCAAGCAGAACCACTTTGAACTTGAGTAATCTTTTTGCTTTTTAGATTTTCAAATCCTTGAATTTTAGAAATATCAGATACTTTTTCTACAAATAATGCAAAACTATTATTAGTTCCATTTGATTGAACATTAGTTCCTTGCAATGCTTGTGTATTTTTTGGCTTCTCTTGCAAAATAATTCTTGGTTTATTTTCTTCTAATGAATTATCTTCTGAGAATACAATTCCAAAAGAAGATGGTTGTTGATTTTGAGTTTGAACAACTTGTTGTTGTGCTTGCAATGTTTGAGCGGCGTTTCCTCCACCACTTGCACTAGTACTTGTGCCTGGAAGTGCATTTGATTGTGGTGCAGGTTTTGGAGTATTATTTTTTAAAGTTAATTCTTCAGAATCTAAAATAATACCACTAAGTCCATTAACTTGATTAACTTCTAGTTTTGAATTATCCTTAGCTTCAAATACGAAATTATTATTTAAAAGTGATGGTAATACTTTTTTACTTTCTTTATTTTTTTCATCAACAGTTTTTAAAGCTGCTCCATCAAAATATAAATCTGAACCTAAATTTTTAATTGTGGTTAGTGCTGGCAGGGATGGTGCAAAACCAGCAATGATGATGTTTTGAGTTGCAACTCTTTCATTATTATCATTATAAATAGAAATTCCAATAATAAGTTGTTGAGATGCATTATCAAAACTTAAATTGTAATTAACTTTG
It encodes the following:
- a CDS encoding cation-translocating P-type ATPase: MKKENNRKIDTKIINFLMAIDKTNGPSKQQVINSKSDFGINQLPTIKPKSLAKRILELLLEPLTIVLLFVIIISLILTIVFHHENKLSEQIVAYLEPILIAFIIAINIFFSLIQENKTKQALDAIKNLNSPVATVIRDGKKMEIDSTLVQIGDLLVLSAGDIVAADAFVISQINFQVQEAMLTGESNAIFKENFNDFDQIDSQIYAGSSVISGQAIALVYAIGENTKMGEIAKLVLNTKESQTPMQKKMILFSKIISIVAILISIIFFFIYIYAVAQGDYQQSKNAIVVSLVLAIGFVPESLVPLISINLIIGIKKMAKQKAIIKDLSTIEALGNISVVCSDKTGTLTENKMSIVDIHIINDNEVERFWKETVLNCSAYSFFENGIEEFRGDPEEVLILQQAKKYGIEQKNLLSTTQIIGKIPFSSKIKFSGVAIDENGQKLLYLKGAPEVLLPLAKSKNNQIEEKLAFFHTKGYRVFATAIAKIQDNTNLEQQVKNLEITGLIALFDPPRVEIKDVVTKLSKSGISTIMITGDSLPTANSVASQTAILNDLQQLAVNRQMWMNDHKWKKQLENYRVYARMQPEDKLEIIEALQEKKYQVAMLGDGINDAPALKKANVGIAMGQTGTQVSKQVANVVLEDDNFATLYNAIKNGRITILNIKQLISFLFIANLVMLLTMFIGTLLFKTNIFGSLQILWINVVSETFGGIAISLTSLESQVMNKKFLKQNNYLLTKELIIKIIIWVICITTLTLLTYYFSSKDHLQASGISFFVASTSLASCSYLLASNKSIFTFKFAQQKYLHIGFLISFLTVVFVTFIPYLNTIFHMDVYQGDSLKLLFLLIALAPFTIDQLVKLIYRKIH
- a CDS encoding type I phosphomannose isomerase catalytic subunit, producing MKSKFYFCRPYFEPKIWAGTNLANYFSLNFNAGEAWLISAVAGKESLVDGVILSQFYQENKEFFGNYESEIFPNLHKIIDAKEHLSIQVHPDDNYAKKYNSKGKDECWLVLNNPVHPFLIGLQEKYVTNFDLTNKIVGQLNKIWLQKEDFCYIPAGLIHAIPSSALVYELQQSSDITFRIYDYERKDSKGNLREVHTQESRDTIKFNLQPKVVQNQEQLVQNQYFNLSKISFENVWDLMPKSNVFWYEIVIIDGSGTIDGKPFKTYDAILVTGNLKQKIQFKGKATLTINEVI
- a CDS encoding fructose-specific PTS transporter subunit EIIC — encoded protein: MKIFTIENIFLNQKLDSKQQVFDFVAQVAVEKGIVNDGKQLVVDLWSREEQITTGIEQEFAIPHCQSNVVSKPTLFFISLQTGIDWQNFDGTLAKYLFVILLPKVEKDTTQVETLSKIATLVLDSKISSILKSNDKNAIFEAITSQKESENIEEQQEKPLAIGITSCPVGIAHTYLAAERLEQALIRAGYKPHIETRGSVGAKNVISQSQITQAQFVIIAADVEIDDSIFVGKKVLKTSTKEAIHKSDSVVEKAKNASVLIKEGSTNQIPTNVQGQKTGFIRHIITGISYMIPYVIFGGIMIALSLGIGKAIYGNNSAAPKGDFLDWMLQIGVISFQIMIGALGAYIAYSIAGRAALMPGFVTATIANNAGLFYSIGGITVVTPMGFIGAILFGFLVGHTVKYITALKIQKSLSAIVPMFVIPIGVTLFYSLIVIFVIGAPVGWVMDKFIDGLKSIFSAKGEIKSVSLGVAFVLGILLGGMAGFDMGGPINKVAFLTSSALVTSGVFEPMGMVGAAIPVAPLGMGLTTLVFYKKFNKEEKSLGVSALIMGFIGISEGAIPFAVADPKRVILANVVGSAVAGGIAGLLSVTNAAAHGGPIVAILGAVGSHVHGVALGILFFFIAIIAGSLTTMLIYGFTRNRNFAILDKIGLAIKKSITFKGGKNA
- a CDS encoding MurR/RpiR family transcriptional regulator — translated: MKTAFFSPKQLEQLTKNEKSIVNLIIENPIVFYNSSIKQLASICKTSMAVISVLSKKLGFPSLKSFQFYVYHNYLSSQKINNNCESDSKFCDNKQQVLNSLNLYYQESLSQTVNLIDIDQVYSAAKIVFNSKKIYLYGAGSSQLAARELGINLQKLGFNAFCFSDFHNFLLISGQKSDACIILFSKSCTTKEIVFLLNEFEDKGKNLIIVTANKTLVSPNHLVLYYQTREQQNRFVSISSKVNQFFIADLIFFTIAQNLPLEFREKYQQNLDLLAQWNKVKIKK